A stretch of DNA from Parabacteroides pacaensis:
CTGATAGTAAAGACTACCTACTTTCCCTTCGATAGTCGAAGGTCTGAACTTTAATTTTATTGAAATCATTACTATTGTCTTTGTTTTTGATATAAATACTATTTATCAACCACTTGAAGGAAATATAATAAGTATATAATTAAGGCTTTATCGAAAATATTACGCATTAGTATTATTTACCACACGTTTGTTCTACGCTCCGTTATTATCTCTTTCAGATACTGAAAAAGTGATTGTAAAGTAGTATACCCTTTCATTTTACCGCCCAGCTGGTCTTTGACCGTTGACGGGTGGAACTTTACTTTGATTGTAGTCATACATTTTATACAATTGGTTTACTGATTCAATTTATGGCAAACGAGAATGACCGCCACCATGCAGAAAAGCAATGCGGCCGCCATGTACACGGCAAGTTTTCCCAGCAGGTCACTGTGGATAAGACTTTCATTGGCAAATATGGTACAGGCAAAGAATGAGGCCAGCATGATTATCGCCATGACCATACACCAAAAAGTTGCCGGAGTAAGTGATATGCGGCTCGCATTCCTACGAATGTCATGCTCCATCCTCTCGCGTTCCTTACGGATTTTCATGACGGCATTGTCGGCTATGCCATGCAACTCGTCCCGCAACGCTTTCCTGTCTTCATCGGTCAGTCTGACAGGCAGGGCGGTTTTCAAAAGCTCAAGCAGGCTGAGCATGGTTTCGGAAAGTGCACCGGATTTCTCGGCAAGATTGCACAGTTGGTTGTAAGCCCTGCCTATTTCCGGCTTGAGGTCTCGGAACTCATTTGCCAATGCGTTGTTGCGCTGTTCAAGACGTTGGCGGCGCAGAATTTCTTTGCTTTCGTTTTCACCTTGCACATTGTTATCCTGCACCATATCATTACTGTAGTCGAATTTCTTGTTTGGCATAATTCTGTTATCTATCGTCTGATTGATGATTTAGGCTTCTTACCAAATTTCTTTATGGCGGCACGGGCACACCTGCGGGCACGTTCCATTTCATCTTCATCCTCTTTCCGTCCCCAAGGCAAGTCGTTGGAAGAACCATCTCCTCCACCGGACGGAACAGCCGGAACGCTCATCATGCCGACAAATAAGGCTACAGCATAGTCGGTAAGTTCCTTATGGTTTGCCGTTTTCCGATAGTCGAACTCGTCATCGAATAGTTGCATGACATTATCGGGGATATAGAACCTGTAATCTCTGCCATCATGTGCAAGCTCATATCTTGATGTTCCCTCACGCCATGCGGAATAATCTATAACAGGTCTGTCGCAAACTGTTTCAGGTTTTGCTTCAGGACTTGTTGCAGCCAGTGTCTTGACCTTCTTGTCATTCTGCTCCAACTCTGTTACAGATTGGTTGTGCAGCCTATTCCATGTCGCTTCAATCTTTGATGCCATCAGATTGCGGCCTTTGCCGAGTTCCGAAGCCTTGTAGATGACATCTCCGATACCGACCGTGTAGCCACGCAAAACATCTTTCTTGTCCCGGCGTTCTTCGAGCGTATAACCTTTTGTCCGCACCCTCGCCACATAATCATCCCACGACCATGACGGCATGGAACGCAGGATGCCTATGAGTTCTGCTGCAACTTCATCGGCGTTTGCCCTGCGGATTTCCATAGCGGTAGTCCATCCTCTTTTTCGGGCCACACGCTCCGCCGCATATTGTGCGCGGAGGTGTATGTTGTGGTCGTTGTTGGTTCTGCCCTCATTGTCCTTGCGGCAGACTGCGGCGTGCAGATGGGGAATTCCGCTCTTTGATTCCAAGTGCAGCCACACGGTTGAAATGCTTCCGGCGAGGTTTGTCTTGTGGGAATAGATTTCGCCTTGCCTGTTCCTGAACTCCATACTGTCATACTCCCGGACAAAATCATCCCACAGCTTCTCCCAGTCTTTCAGGGTGAAGTGTTCCGTATGTTCCTTCGCCGGGCTAATTTCAACGCGGATGACGTTCTTGCCCTTTGGTGCATGGGCTTTCATCATATCCCATACTCCCTGAGCGTCAAGCCTGCACGGAAGCAGGTTGTCCTCGACGTGGTAGATGAGTTCTGGATGTTTCTTGTTCCTCGACTCTCCGGTGATATACCGGATGTCGTTTATCCCGTGACTAATGGATTTTGCTTTGCCTATCATGGTTCTTCTGTTGGTTCACTCTGTTTTTGTATCTGGGGGCTTTCCGGAATCCGGTTCGGCGCAAAGTGTCGGTCGATAATCCTTGTGATCGTCTCTGCTGTCCTTCCGAGCAGTTGCAATGCACCGACCATCCATGACTGATTACGGAACATCGCCCGGCGTTCATCCTGCGGCATAGCGTTGAGCATGGAGGTATATCTGGCATAGTCGCTCCGTACTATGACGAGTTCGTCACGTACAGCCTCCTGCCGGGAAGACAGCCGTGCTTTCGGTCTGTAATTGTATGAGCGGGCCAGCACATAGTCGCTGAGTGTCATGCCGCACTTGTCGGCCAGCCGTCCGATATGCTCCCGCTGCGTTCTGCTGACACGGAACGAGATGGTAGAATCCCGTCTTTCACGTTTGGTTTCGTTGCTTTGGGTGTCTTCGTTATGCTGTGCTGTTTCCTGTCCTGTATTCATAAAAAAGGGATTAAAGTGATACAATAGGGAGATTACAGTGCGAGCCTGCGAGCGGCGTTTCCCATTGTCCCCGTCGGACAATGGCAAGGGTGCCGTGTATGGAATGACCGCCAGGAAGTGTAATACACCGGCATATCTTGCAATGGAACGCCATTCCCTGCTTTCCCAAACGTGCATCCGCTGCCGGATGGGTATCCACAAATTCCTTCCGGGATTTGTCGTTTGCCTATAAAAGGATTGGGGCTTGCAGCATAGGGCATTGGTATGTTTGTCGCTTATTCCACAAGGCAGTGCAACGCTTCTGTTACTGTTCCTTATCGGAGTTGCTTACAACTTGCATGGAAGTGGAATCGGAGTATCCGGCATATTTGTTTCCCTTATGTCGCAAGAGTTTACAGACATTGTTCCCTGACTGCCTGGTACCCCGATTCCTAATCCATCAGTTCCTGTTCGCTGTGTTGGGCGATTGTGATTGCAAGTGTTGTCTTGCATCATCCACCGCCTTGAAGTCCGATGAGATTTTCATCAACGCGACACTGACACGACACAGTTGACCGATGTTGACGAACTCCTTGACGGCTTCCATCAGCTTCTGCGCACGTTCCTGCCGGTGTCTCATCACAGTCTCGTTGCTTGTTCCGCTCTCTTTGGTAAGCCCGTGGTTGAGAAAGCGGTTTACGGCAAGCAAGTCCGTCGGTTCAATCGTTTCGGTTTCTCCCTTGCCGGTGGCATAACCGACCATCACACGGATGGAATCAGCCTCATAGGGAGTGCAACACCGGAGAAAATCCAGAATGGTCTGCGCCTTTGCTCCGATAGCGGAACGTGTAGTTTTAATCTTGGTTTCCTTGTTTGTGGAATCCTGTGGTGCGGCATTTTTCAAACCTGCACCCATCATGTTTGAATCATTCATGCAGTTCTTGTTTTATAAGTGGATAAATCATTTGTTCTTCTCGCGACCGGCCAGATAGCGCGTGGCCTCGCTGTCTATCTCGTCCTGCGACTTGACCCTTACCCGTTTCAGCCAGACATCAAGGTCTTCCTTGGCGAAGAAGCACAACTTGCCTCCCGGCTTGTAGTAAGGGATTGCGCGGCGCATCATCATCTTGTAGAGATAGCTCGGTTTCACTCCGAGATACCGAGCCGCTTCGGTGGTGGTCATCAGATTGCGTTCATTGTCCATATCGTCTGTCTTTTTATTGTTTCAATTGTCATTCAGATTCTGTTGCAAAAGTGCGGAACACGTTGGCATTTAGCCTTTTGTTGTCTTCCGTTTCGTTTGCAAAGTTACTTTGGACTTAAAGGGGCGCAATGTGGGGCGAATGGGGAAAGTGCATAAAACGGCAGTGCGCCATACTGCTGGTATTCAACAGTATGGCGCATTGCCATGATGGGAAGATATTATCTCAAATGGGGAATCGGCGGGTGGTTACGGGGTGCTTCTCAACCTACTTGCGTTTTCGATGGCTTTGTCAACGGATTTGCGGTATTCCCGGTTCTCTTTTGTTGTGGCATTGCTGCAAACGTCGCTGCGGTGCTTGTCGTAGTAGGACTTGGAGATACCGCAACGTTTCAGGAGCTCTTCCGCCCAGACCTTGCCACGCTCGCGTGGTCTGATGGTTTGTGAGACGGAGAACACCATGTAGCAGACACGCAGGTTTTCTTTCGGGCGCACGGTGACAGCCCGTCCGGTGGGCTTCAGATTCATGAAGTTCACGAAATCGCTGCCCGATACATACTCGAACTGGCAGTCGTTGCATACTTCGTAGATGAACAGGCACAGGGCGAGATCCACGGTGTCCATCCATGTGGATGTCTCTTGCAGCAGC
This window harbors:
- a CDS encoding relaxase, with protein sequence MIGKAKSISHGINDIRYITGESRNKKHPELIYHVEDNLLPCRLDAQGVWDMMKAHAPKGKNVIRVEISPAKEHTEHFTLKDWEKLWDDFVREYDSMEFRNRQGEIYSHKTNLAGSISTVWLHLESKSGIPHLHAAVCRKDNEGRTNNDHNIHLRAQYAAERVARKRGWTTAMEIRRANADEVAAELIGILRSMPSWSWDDYVARVRTKGYTLEERRDKKDVLRGYTVGIGDVIYKASELGKGRNLMASKIEATWNRLHNQSVTELEQNDKKVKTLAATSPEAKPETVCDRPVIDYSAWREGTSRYELAHDGRDYRFYIPDNVMQLFDDEFDYRKTANHKELTDYAVALFVGMMSVPAVPSGGGDGSSNDLPWGRKEDEDEMERARRCARAAIKKFGKKPKSSIRR
- a CDS encoding helix-turn-helix domain-containing protein translates to MDNERNLMTTTEAARYLGVKPSYLYKMMMRRAIPYYKPGGKLCFFAKEDLDVWLKRVRVKSQDEIDSEATRYLAGREKNK
- a CDS encoding plasmid mobilization protein; this encodes MNTGQETAQHNEDTQSNETKRERRDSTISFRVSRTQREHIGRLADKCGMTLSDYVLARSYNYRPKARLSSRQEAVRDELVIVRSDYARYTSMLNAMPQDERRAMFRNQSWMVGALQLLGRTAETITRIIDRHFAPNRIPESPQIQKQSEPTEEP